A genomic region of Plasmodium falciparum 3D7 genome assembly, chromosome: 11 contains the following coding sequences:
- a CDS encoding protein transport protein SEC16, putative: MKNNLFTYENIFKNKNINIIDKIKEKRKSTQDINNVSIKEKENDNCDVNNKDTQGELSSQKGNEENIHMDKNNINNKEVCKNDKNIDMCQSLLGKDNLEYTNNNVNGFNNTSEDTFLNFKLRKKKNDISSLFDDNTYDMEISYNEKDEKDERNEKDEKDERNEKDEKDERNERNEKDEKDERNEKDEKDERNKKNENDEKDKRDDKIFDKNSFFLSPSVVMEPQEEFSSYINSINNNEMNNNNNNNNNSSSNYRNNIFYDNVETFNVINETQNEGNENLHIIKKGKVENYFNDCKKEFLVDKNFNDEYYEEDINNYMSNNKVEKLIIDKEKENNEYNKINGDNFHHDNNINITEHLNNDSLIIYSHKTYFHDPNLNDTNSQHINNENVILKEKGEEENESNNNQKDYNKIRESVSLNNNIMDNNSFLWNNKNDRMSCEYNEDRNICSENLKDIFNNEQEKEYMKMNIHNNNNNNNKYIYDNINLYHKGDNVHMNVATIKDHNNNVDVISKKDHINIPSVHKNVHVSFCFGNNGTFFYSKNSKIKYQSLINVIEIHINKKKRKMHIFNEKNNEENNIYMNSNCNYNNYCNRNVDSNDVKHCYHNNMEKFIYCIKNFPGPFSRKSNKVDHKIEEFLKGYININKSRSVNDNIFEDIQKNCLYNFLLNILKKPYLTNFNLKEISIEKKNDINKNMNHKGNNIISYFLDNYQEKKDIKDDIYLSDDCNEDEDIDIDSLSNNEMDEFDINEYVKNDSNKMKKYDEPCNNNHINIYNPTNNNSNNIIMNNNVDKKKNVLNKDQKKCYTDVYENSKNINDICINNNTYFFFDFINKEFIMELYKLENKNERITHDDIYLLYFHMCIYNSKKATNVCIKKELYKYFFLVLRKYNKKKYYKMLDKYISYIKRSINNELEMKNDMKNIYKIYNYNIYDEICTEAFVFFLCILNKKNMVFKKNILVNYWYAFYTLIFHNFIFQYKENEIQFADYKEDIINFFIYLIHLLYEKKKNAEAQFLLLLISNNPFVFSFSPNTKNDDNYVEDVNKIHSANIGSNQMYSDNIYGNNIHSNNNMRGNNIYCNNNHPSHSNNYIRSNNYIRSNNYIHGNNYIRSNDLYNRSNIEESNAVGYCGLLNSHFDIMCFQVCDIYEYMCRYEKDDFFFEQLIFYKIIYAYILLEYGILSQAQRYVEILYYYIDVIKNDRKKNSYLLYLYDTLLEKTKYIFTTTTNKDMLSLQRKSCMSNDEVIYTYKFISNSGITTTIPKDNMYEHMMDKNHSNNIKGYVNYNNMNDTNVNYINEYTTTNTNINVFNNSPIHNRNKTIHVQTQENINEYFNIKTNRTVTDHLGKNNVYSNIKEEKLNSTMFDILKSNNNNSSYNENENIQSCDMLNGDNHTNRNEDSSIIHIQNGLSVHQAINNNNNNIYHNNNNIYPNNNNMYHSNNNMYHSNNNNNMYYNNNKYYTYEHASSNVNPSSYFAAEQNEAPYNFTINNKNNNIGTNYNFPSVNNNTHGHMYNDINNHVNTYEKSTEGTYRYNVPNNDNNNNNNNNITFVYSQNFTNVVEQNNNAKDTVQVQNEKGTMCGPLNVHINTHNSLYDNKNVEGNFTNNIKKDNNMNVKNNNIHINNVNVQNSSDNNLSSSQDQQQCANENNMDLINMGKSFISGFFSNIKEKIKKTEYMQEEEEEEENIFYYDYEKKRWREKGVTSDEEKEREKQKLEKQMAMKNISPPPTGINYSSERNKNPLNMTDVRSRYVDYFN, translated from the coding sequence ttaataataaggaGGTttgtaaaaatgataaaaatatagatatgtGTCAATCTTTATTAGGTAAGGATAATTTGGAATATAcgaataataatgtaaatggATTTAATAATACATCAGAAGATACTTTtcttaattttaaattaagaaaaaaaaaaaatgatatatcttCTCTTTTTGATGATAATACGTATGATATGGAAATATCTTATAATGAAAAGGATGAAAAGGATGAAAGGAATGAAAAGGATGAAAAGGATGAAAGGAATGAAAAGGATGAAAAGGATGAAAGGAATGAAAGGAATGAAAAGGATGAAAAGGATGAAAGGAATGAAAAGGATGAAAAGGATGAAAggaataaaaagaatgaaaatGACGAAAAGGACAAAAGGGATGATAAAATTTTTGataaaaattcttttttcttatcacCTTCTGTAGTTATGGAACCACAAGAAGAATTTTCTTCTTATATTAATagcataaataataatgaaatgaacaataataataataataataataatagtagtagcaATTATAGgaataacattttttatgataacGTGGAAACTTTTAATGTAATAAATGAAACACAAAATGAAGGAAATGAAAATTtgcatataattaaaaagggAAAGgtagaaaattattttaatgattgtaaaaaagaatttttagTAGATAAGAATTTTAATGATGAATATTATGAGgaggatataaataattatatgagtAATAATAAAGTAGAAAAGTTAATTattgataaagaaaaagaaaataatgaatataataaaataaatggtGACAATTTTcatcatgataataatataaacattactgaacatttaaataatgattcattaataatttattctcATAAGACTTATTTTCATGATCCTAATTTGAATGATACGAATAGTCagcatataaataatgaaaatgttatattaaaggaaaaaggtgaagaagaaaatgaaagtaataataatcaaaaagATTATAATAAGATAAGAGAAAGTGTaagtttaaataataatataatggatAACAATTCTTTTTTgtggaataataaaaatgacagAATGAGTTGTGAATATAATGAGGATAGAAATATATGTAGCGAAAACTTAaaagatatttttaataatgaacAGGAGAAAGAGTATATGAAAATGAacattcataataataataataataataataagtatatttatgataatataaacttATATCATAAAGGAGATAATGTACATATGAATGTAGCCACTATCAAAGATCATAATAACAATGTTGATGTTATTTCCAAAAAGGATCATATAAACATACCAAGTGTTCATAAAAATGTACATGTTAGTTTTTGCTTTGGTAACAATGGAACTTTTTTCTATAGTAAAAATTCAAAGATTAAATATCAATCTTTAATTAACGTAAtagaaatacatataaacaaaaaaaaaagaaagatgcatatatttaatgaaaagaataatgaggaaaataatatttatatgaatagtaattgtaattataataattattgtaaCAGAAATGTTGATAGTAATGATGTTAAGCAttgttatcataataatatggaaaagTTCATTTATTGTATAAAAAACTTCCCAGGACCCTTTAGTAGAAAAAGTAATAAAGTAGACCATAAAATAGAAGAATTTTTAaaaggatatataaatatcaatAAATCAAGATCagtaaatgataatatttttgaagATATTCAAAAgaattgtttatataattttttattgaatattttgaaaaaaccATATTTAACAAATTTTAATCTAAAAGAGATTtctattgaaaaaaaaaatgatataaataaaaatatgaatcataaaggaaataatattatttcgtATTTTTTAGATAATTATCAAgagaaaaaagatataaaagatgATATATACTTATCAGATGATTGTAATGAAGATGAAGATATAGATATAGATAGTTTATCAAATAATGAAATGGATGAGTttgatataaatgaatatgttaaaaatgattctaataaaatgaaaaaatatgatgaacCCTGCAACAacaatcatataaatatatataaccctacaaataataatagtaataatattataatgaataataatgttgataagaaaaaaaatgtattaaataaagaTCAGAAGAAATGCTATACAGATGTTTATGAAAatagtaaaaatattaatgatatatgtataaataataatacttatttttttttcgattttataaataaagaatttattaTGGAATTATATAAACTAGAAAATAAGAATGAACGTATTACCCATgatgatatttatttattatatttccatatgtgtatatataatagtaagAAAGCTACCAACGtttgtataaaaaaagaattatataaatatttttttttggttttaaggaaatataataaaaagaaatattataaaatgctagataaatatattagttATATTAAGAGATCAATTAATAATGAAttagaaatgaaaaatgatatgaaaaatatttacaaaatttataattataatatatatgacgAAATATGTACTGAAGCTTTTGTAttctttttatgtatattaaataagaaaaatatggtttttaaaaaaaatatattagttAATTATTGGTATGCATTTTATacattaatttttcataattttatatttcaatataAAGAGAATGAAATCCAGTTTGCGGATTATAAAGaagatataattaatttttttatatatcttatacatttattatatgaaaaaaaaaaaaatgcagaAGCGCAATTTTTACTTTTGTTAATATCGAACAATCCTTTTGTATTTTCCTTTTCACctaatacaaaaaatgatgataattatgtAGAGGACGTTAATAAAATTCATAGTGCTAACATTGGAAGTAATCAAATGTATAGTGATAATATTTATggtaataatattcatagtaataataacatgcgtggtaataatatttattgtaataataatcatcctAGTCATAGTAATAATTACATTCGTAGTAATAATTACATTCGTAGTAATAATTACATTCATGGTAATAATTACATTCGTAGTAATGATTTGTATAACCGTTCAAACATAGAAGAATCCAATGCAGTTGGGTATTGTGGATTGTTGAATTCCCATTTCGATATTATGTGCTTTCAAGTTtgtgatatatatgaatatatgtgtagatatgaaaaagatgattttttttttgaacagcttattttttataaaattatatatgcatacatTTTATTAGAATATGGTATTCTTTCTCAAGCACAACGATAtgtagaaatattatattattacattgatgtaataaaaaatgacagaaaaaaaaattcgtatttattatatttatatgataccttattagaaaaaacaaaatatatatttacaacaacaacaaataAAGATATGTTATCATTACAAAGAAAATCTTGTATGTCCAATGATGaagttatatatacttataagtTTATATCAAATTCTGGTATAACTACAACAATACCAAAAGATAATATGTATGAACATATGATGGATAAGAAccatagtaataatattaaaggatatgtaaattataataatatgaatgatactaatgttaattatataaatgaatacacAACGACTAATACTAACATAAatgtatttaataattcGCCTATAcataatagaaataaaacTATACATGTACAAAcacaagaaaatataaatgagtattttaatataaaaacaaatagaaCAGTGACAGATCATTTAGGGAAAAACAATGTTTATTCcaatataaaagaagagaAACTTAATAGCACAATGTTTGATATATtgaaaagtaataataataattcatcatataatgaaaatgagaACATTCAATCATGTGATATGTTAAATGGTGATAATCATACAAATAGAAATGAGGATAGTTctattatacatattcaaAATGGATTAAGTGTTCATCAAGcgattaataataataataataatatataccataataataataatatataccctaataataataatatgtatcatagtaataataatatgtatcatagtaataataataataatatgtactataataataataaatattatacttaTGAACATGCTTCATCCAATGTAAACCCTTCCTCATATTTTGCTGCAGAACAAAATGAGGCACCTTACAATTttactattaataataagaataataatataggaaCAAATTATAACTTTCCaagtgtaaataataatacgcATGGACATAtgtataatgatataaataatcatgTCAATACATATGAGAAAAGTACTGAAGGTACATATCGTTATAATGTAccaaataatgataataataataataataataataatataacatttgtGTATTCTCAAAACTTTACAAATGTTgtagaacaaaataataatgctaAGGACACAGTGCAAGTACAAAATGAAAAGGGAACCATGTGTGGTCCATTAaatgttcatataaatactcataattctttatatgataataaaaatgtagagGGAAATTTTAccaacaatataaaaaaagataacaATATGAAtgtaaagaataataatatacacattAATAATGTTAATGTCCAAAATTCtagtgataataatttatcatcATCACAAGATCAGCAACAATGtgcaaatgaaaataatatggatCTTATAAATATGGGGAAAAGTTTCATTTCGGgctttttttcaaatataaaggaaaaaattaaaaaaacgGAATATATgcaagaagaagaagaagaagaagaaaatattttttattatgattatgaaaaaaaacgTTGGAGAGAAAAAGGTGTAACTTCTGATGAAGAAAAGGAAAGAGAAAAGCAAAAGTTAGAAAAACAAATGgctatgaaaaatatatcccCACCTCCTACTGGTATAAACTATTCATcagaaagaaataaaaatccTTTAAATATGACTGATGTTCGTAGTAGATATGttgattattttaattaa